One segment of Fusarium oxysporum f. sp. lycopersici 4287 chromosome 15, whole genome shotgun sequence DNA contains the following:
- a CDS encoding hypothetical protein (At least one base has a quality score < 10), with translation MYPDRGRYFDIGNTASTDDVDENRALEQQEPELAIVNQSIEDTIDEAGGYWPWIKKFWVFSSWVWPKDMPWRWKKFCALSAIPLRLCEVICNLTEPLLYAHFFSTLLEEPPINKAIVVWVFYQLSSWFGGWNGLRCQRMLLWKHFELDRNARVKASAFDRLMGQDAAFHSANNPVIMNTAATMGTNVCECFDFIFHESPAQILELAMASAIILWKLGPQIWLLQTFSIAVEIIITLRVKRGAVPIFDLHTACILKARQIGQTALQAWESIYSHGQIGHEIEMYTEATHAESTSLLRSHSYAAYWTMGLGLLSTIAGIGNMSFLLLNSGSLVEALPRAILFLFYRKHLEDPIQFFSNGFQNAFDKFVAADRLRRMLEIVPKIRNGTSGLTGAGIRFRNVSFSYIPDKYVLRDLNLTFQPGRTTALVGRSGAGKTTILKLLLRQYDPVRGNIERNGQDLKDVEKKRLLEHTAVLEQSPHIFEKSVYDNIRLDCKGISEEEAQEACKKAGIHDDIMKLPEQYSTMVGQGGYTLSGGQKQRLALSRVFAHQGDLILLDEPTSSQDVELEDIIKEAVKELGKTKMVVINTHRLSTIRNADRIVVLRLSEEGHGEVAEEGTHDELLKHEGVYFRMWNKSP, from the exons ATGTATCCTGATCGTGGCCGTTATTTCGATATCGGCAATACCGCGAGTACCGACGATGTCGACGAGAACAGAGCCCTAGAACAGCAAGAGCCGGAACTGGCCATAGTGAACCAAAGCATCGAAGACACGATTGATGAGGCCGGAGGGTATTGGCCATGGATAAAAAAGTTCTGGGTTTTCAGCAGCTGGGTTTGGCCGAAGGATATGCCATGGAGGTGGAAAAAGTTCTGCGCCTTGTCAGCTATCCCACTGAGGCTTTGTGAGGTGATATGCAATCTCACCGAACCCCTCCTCTACGCCCACTTTTTCAGCACTCTGCTAGAAGAGCCCCCTATCAACAAGGCTATTGTAGTATGGGTGTTCTATCAATTGTCATCTTGGTTTGGCGGATGGAATGGTCTTCGTTGTCAGCGGATGCTCTTATGGAAACATTTTGAACTTGACCGAAACGCGCGGGTGAAGGCGTCCGCCTTCGATCGACTAATGGGACAAGATGCGGCCTTCCATTCTGCCAACAATCCTGTCATAATGAACACTGCGGCTACGATGGGCACTAATGTTTGCGAATGTTTTGATTTCATTTTCCATGAATCGCCTGCACAGATCTTGGAACTGGCCATGGCCAGCGCCATTATATTGTGGAAGCTTGGCCCCCAAATATGGCTCCTGCAAACCTTCTCAATCGCCGTCGAAATCATCATTACCCTCCGTGTGAAGCGTGGCGCAGTGCCCATATTCGACCTGCATACAGCTTGCATCCTAAAAGCAAGACAAATAGGACAGACCGCGTTACAGGCCTGGGAAAGCATTTACTCACACGGACAAATTGGTCACGAAATCGAGATGTATACAGAAGCTACACATGCCGAGAGCACGTCATTGTTAAGAAGCCATAGTTATGCCGCGTACTGGACCATGGGTCTCGGTCTTCTGAGTACCATTGCCGGAATCGGCAACATGAGTTTCCTCCTTCTTAACAGCGGAAGCTTGGTGGAGGCATTACCTCGAGCTATTTTATTCCTCTTCTATCGGAAGCACTTGGAGGATCCCATCCAATTCTTTTCCAATGGCTTCCAGAATGCCTTCGATAAGTTCGTGGCAGCAGACCGACTTCGCCGCATGCTTGAGATCGTACCCAAAATTCGAAACGGGACAAGTGGCCTGACTGGGGCTGGTATAAGATTCAGAAATGTTTCCTTTAGCTATATACCAGACAAGTATGTGCTGAGAGACCTGAATCTAACATTCCAGCCAGGGAGGACCACAGCGCTTGTCGGCCGGTCTGGCGCAGGGAAAACAACAATTCTCAAGCTGTTATTACGGCAATATGACCCTGTGAGGGGAAATATTGAGCGAAATGGCCAAGACCTCAAAGACgtggaaaagaaaag ACTTTTGGAGCATACTGCTGTCCTGGAGCAGAGTCCCCACATATTCGAGAAGAGTGTCTATGATAACATTCGGCTCGACTGTAAAGGAATctccgaagaagaagcccaagagGCTTGTAAGAAAGCAGGAATTCATGACGATATCATGAAACTACCAGAACAATATAGCACCATGGTAGGCCAGGGAGGATA TACACTTTCTGGAGGACAGAAGCAACGACTAGCACTTTCGCGTGTATTCGCACACCAGGGCGATCTGATCTTATTGGATGAGCCAACGAGCTCTCAAGATGTCGAACTGgaagatatcatcaaggAGGCTGTCAAAGAGCTCGGTAAGACCAA
- a CDS encoding hypothetical protein (At least one base has a quality score < 10) encodes MALLNPTSFGFPACSITYVHFGSISPTSYDPLRASLYQNYTEEYTCIATLSPLCLAASRGMTEVVRFLVQFDSKDKQRDLSLALFLAIRSGHLETSALLLKKKANPLQPFSANGLHGAAWRGLHEHIRAYTREGDIDPDILDGSSATPVIYAILGIQDEQGAWETINLLFNLGARPWRRFGIQQLSYSQIARRERKMFLVRKLEEWEICLSPTILNTSRESSCMPGEDDDTQPDNEQPHEVLEAKGAPNTIDEASHTGGEDNDVPPDNEGPREDSGTDRGGGSSRNPSCPAGVVHMDNKRPREDSETANETKRARIA; translated from the coding sequence ATGGCTCTCTTAAACCCTACTTCTTTTGGCTTCCCTGCCTGCAGCATTACCTATGTCCACTTTGGAAGCATTTCCCCCACATCTTATGATCCTCTTCGCGCCTCTCTCTACCAGAATTATACCGAGGAATATACTTGTATAGCAACGCTCTCCCCGCTGTGTTTAGCTGCATCTAGAGGAATGACCGAGGTCGTTCGTTTCCTAGTGCAGTTTGACTCCAAAGACAAACAGAGGGACTTAAGTCTTGCTTTATTCCTGGCCATCCGTTCAGGACACTTAGAAACATCTGCTTTACTTTTAAAGAAGAAAGCAAACCCACTACAGCCGTTCTCTGCTAATGGCTTACATGGTGCCGCCTGGAGAGGGCTACATGAGCATATACGTGCTTATACTAGAGAAGGTGATATAGATCCTGATATTTTAGATGGATCATCTGCAACACCAGTCATATATGCCATACTCGGGATACAAGACGAACAAGGCGCATGGGAGACAATCAACCTCCTGTTCAATCTAGGAGCGAGACCTTGGAGAAGATTTGGCATTCAGCAATTAAGTTATTCTCAGATTGCACGGCGAGAAAGGAAAATGTTTCTAGTACGAAAGCTTGAGGAATGGGAAATATGCCTCTCACCAACTATTCTGAACACAAGCCGCGAATCAAGCTGCATGCCAGGGGAAGACGATGATACCCAGCCTGACAACGAGCAACCACACGAAGTTCTAGAGGCTAAAGGAGCACCAAATACGATTGACGAAGCAAGCCACACCGGAGGGGAAGACAATGATGTCCCTCCTGACAACGAGGGACCACGAGAAGATTCGGGAACTGACAGAGGAGGCGGTTCGAGCCGCAACCCAAGTTGCCCGGCAGGGGTAGTTCATATGGATAACAAACGGCCACGAGAAGATTCAGAAACTGCTAATGAAACCAAGCGAGCACGTATAGCGTAA